A single Symbiobacterium thermophilum IAM 14863 DNA region contains:
- a CDS encoding ATP-binding protein: MDGFDRNEWSNPSGIRILVGNSGTGKTYLATALGIAACRQGYRVRFWRVGQFVAELQEAQNEHRLSRLEKQWLRFDLVVLDELGYVSLSRPASELLFRFVAARYERGSLIITTNLEFSEWPQVFGDQKMTAALADRVTHKAHIIEMNGESYRFRETLRRQEALKHHPETP; encoded by the coding sequence GTGGACGGATTCGACCGGAATGAGTGGTCGAATCCGTCCGGAATACGCATCCTTGTTGGAAACAGCGGGACAGGTAAGACTTACCTAGCTACAGCACTCGGCATCGCAGCGTGCCGACAGGGCTACCGCGTTCGCTTCTGGCGCGTGGGCCAGTTCGTTGCCGAACTGCAGGAGGCGCAGAACGAGCACCGCCTCAGCCGCCTCGAAAAGCAGTGGCTACGGTTCGACCTCGTCGTGCTGGACGAGCTTGGCTATGTGTCCCTCAGCCGCCCGGCCAGTGAACTGCTCTTCCGCTTTGTCGCCGCACGGTACGAGCGGGGCAGCCTGATCATCACGACGAACCTGGAATTCTCGGAATGGCCGCAGGTGTTCGGGGACCAGAAGATGACAGCAGCGTTGGCAGACCGTGTGACTCACAAGGCCCACATCATCGAGATGAATGGGGAGTCGTACCGGTTCCGTGAGACCCTTCGACGGCAGGAAGCTTTGAAGCACCACCCGGAAACACCGTAA
- a CDS encoding S-layer homology domain-containing protein produces MRLWKKMTSALVALCLVLSVASSTMAAPTSAEVEAAYDRLKHFGIVAGVLMPDGSTSPALDMTLTRAQLVTIIVRAFGEEPTAKVLQGASAFPDVPGSHWASGYLAVAKNIAANHNFAVGYPDGSFQPERTVTVVEALAFVMKFLGIEPGTGANWEADTVARARAAGLITAEDATKYLGTTSASATRGLAFGLIDTVFYNYASVDGLNVYQKYHDNEPPTLSLDPVPTNTSLSSVTISGTAGTDVDDVFVDSERVSVDANGRFSVVVSLDPGVNEIEISARDWAGNVDTKKVTISRGTGVASKITVSLADRNLKAGTAVDLDVKIVDDAGVDTGIKDFTVTIGGDIGTYADGKFIAGGKVGRGTITVSYGDLAPATVNVTIVAGDVATVEAEVPSVAPGEPVKLVAKDEFGNVVSGATFSKDHTNAFLEGDMFIATRPGKYTVTATKDGKTATGTIYVFGEHVGFAFEAPQGLVSNETAEQTVNVLAVDDEGNLVTNFNGLVSLEANVDIVGDASVEAKNGVASFKVLVPYGMDGLDAEFTAYYSHGDKDIRSTGSIRIQAQVAAKLAIEAPKYLAINYPNFEGTLRILDQAGNPVEYGDSYRVTMTITGPAYFAGTSSKEITLDVAGTTPFEIEPVDRYTEGTITIRATASGLESATATVEARYAMAPRSLKFVAISEKAAQADEHDVYEFELRLEDRNGVPTVADEDYSVTLTFDGTDVNSKLTVLDGADDVVPWNGNRVILPFREGSSRVRVKVLSNATGTFKVTASATGLVSASGTVAFASGEPDHLDFGSDEYGLLAGTDYVITVQLKDGKGNPVAKSGVKVEFSLDRPEYALLNGANRAYTTTTDAEGRASVRVRLLHYVETFTMTASAEYAGKTLDDTVTLRVVPSVPRTFSITTWTSEGQRATVTAGEVLQVRVTVIDNNGLKWSDDRLASRLVLEGINPSYVDGSTDFYWDDDYYVASFRILKAGNYTLRVTDRTALNVTPGTRTIRVVGGEAVGLAYIEDDFSYTKNEPKEIIISAVDDENNKASKGFSSDRDFTVRITAVEGGRQRPEVRLTPRGIGDDEMTFTMRQNSTSMRIYFVTDADAVEITIDGGPPIRFEARN; encoded by the coding sequence ATGCGATTGTGGAAGAAGATGACTTCAGCTTTGGTTGCGCTATGCCTTGTCCTTAGCGTGGCCAGCTCCACGATGGCAGCCCCAACGTCGGCTGAGGTCGAGGCCGCGTACGACAGACTGAAACACTTCGGCATCGTAGCAGGCGTTCTAATGCCAGATGGCTCCACGAGTCCGGCGCTAGACATGACCTTGACTCGTGCCCAACTGGTAACGATTATTGTTCGGGCCTTTGGGGAAGAACCGACTGCGAAAGTGTTGCAAGGTGCAAGCGCGTTTCCGGATGTCCCCGGCTCGCACTGGGCCTCTGGCTACCTGGCAGTGGCCAAGAACATCGCCGCGAACCACAATTTCGCAGTGGGGTATCCTGACGGATCTTTTCAGCCTGAGCGAACTGTGACCGTTGTTGAGGCACTGGCGTTTGTCATGAAGTTCCTGGGCATCGAGCCGGGCACTGGAGCCAACTGGGAGGCCGACACGGTTGCGCGTGCGCGAGCTGCCGGGTTGATTACAGCTGAGGACGCCACCAAGTATCTTGGCACAACCTCTGCGTCGGCCACCCGGGGCTTGGCATTCGGACTCATTGACACGGTCTTCTACAATTACGCCAGTGTCGATGGTTTGAACGTATACCAGAAGTACCATGACAATGAACCGCCGACGTTGAGCCTTGACCCCGTTCCGACTAACACCAGCTTGTCTAGTGTTACCATTAGCGGAACGGCCGGCACCGATGTTGATGACGTATTTGTGGATTCTGAGCGGGTCTCGGTCGACGCCAACGGTCGTTTTAGCGTCGTCGTCAGCCTAGATCCTGGCGTTAACGAAATTGAGATCAGCGCTCGCGACTGGGCCGGGAACGTAGACACGAAGAAGGTTACAATTTCCCGGGGTACCGGTGTTGCCAGTAAGATCACCGTTTCCCTGGCCGATCGGAACCTCAAGGCTGGTACCGCTGTTGACCTTGATGTGAAGATCGTGGACGATGCGGGTGTTGATACTGGGATTAAGGACTTCACCGTCACGATTGGCGGGGACATCGGTACGTACGCCGATGGCAAATTCATCGCCGGTGGTAAGGTTGGGCGCGGCACCATCACCGTTTCCTATGGTGACCTGGCTCCGGCCACCGTCAACGTGACCATTGTTGCCGGTGACGTGGCCACTGTGGAAGCCGAAGTGCCGTCGGTGGCACCTGGCGAGCCCGTAAAGCTGGTTGCTAAGGATGAGTTTGGCAACGTCGTTTCGGGCGCCACTTTTAGCAAGGACCACACGAACGCGTTCCTCGAAGGTGACATGTTCATTGCCACCCGGCCTGGCAAGTACACCGTGACAGCTACCAAGGACGGCAAGACTGCGACGGGCACGATTTACGTCTTTGGTGAGCACGTGGGCTTTGCGTTTGAGGCACCGCAGGGATTGGTGTCCAACGAGACGGCCGAACAGACCGTTAACGTTCTGGCTGTTGACGACGAAGGTAACCTCGTGACGAACTTTAACGGGCTGGTCAGCCTTGAGGCTAACGTCGACATTGTCGGCGATGCCTCGGTTGAGGCCAAGAATGGTGTGGCTTCTTTTAAGGTGCTGGTTCCCTACGGCATGGACGGTCTCGACGCTGAGTTCACCGCCTACTACTCGCATGGCGACAAGGACATCCGTTCCACCGGCAGCATCCGAATTCAAGCACAGGTAGCTGCGAAACTCGCCATCGAAGCGCCAAAGTACCTCGCCATCAACTACCCCAACTTCGAAGGTACCCTGCGGATTCTGGACCAGGCAGGGAACCCGGTCGAATATGGTGACAGCTACCGTGTGACGATGACCATCACGGGACCGGCGTACTTTGCTGGTACGTCCTCGAAGGAGATAACGCTGGACGTTGCTGGTACGACCCCGTTCGAGATTGAGCCCGTGGATAGGTATACTGAGGGCACCATTACAATTCGTGCCACCGCGTCTGGCTTGGAGAGTGCAACGGCCACGGTTGAAGCGCGGTATGCAATGGCGCCGCGGAGCCTCAAGTTCGTTGCCATTAGCGAAAAGGCGGCACAGGCCGATGAGCACGACGTCTATGAGTTCGAGCTTCGGTTGGAAGATCGAAACGGCGTTCCCACTGTCGCTGACGAAGATTACTCCGTCACCCTTACATTCGATGGAACCGACGTCAACTCCAAGCTTACAGTCCTGGATGGAGCCGATGATGTGGTGCCGTGGAACGGTAACAGGGTGATACTTCCGTTCCGCGAAGGTAGCAGTCGCGTCAGGGTGAAGGTGCTCTCGAATGCGACCGGTACCTTCAAGGTGACCGCATCGGCGACGGGCCTGGTCAGTGCGTCTGGTACAGTGGCCTTTGCTTCTGGTGAACCCGATCATCTGGACTTCGGTAGCGACGAGTACGGCCTATTGGCCGGCACCGACTATGTTATTACGGTGCAGCTCAAGGACGGGAAGGGCAATCCCGTGGCCAAGTCCGGTGTGAAGGTTGAGTTCTCGCTTGACCGTCCGGAGTACGCTCTCCTCAATGGTGCAAACAGGGCCTACACGACGACGACGGATGCCGAAGGGCGGGCTTCCGTCCGTGTGCGACTGCTCCACTATGTCGAGACGTTCACGATGACAGCTTCGGCGGAATATGCCGGGAAGACGCTGGACGACACTGTTACCCTGCGCGTGGTTCCCTCCGTGCCGCGGACCTTCTCGATCACTACGTGGACGTCTGAAGGCCAGCGGGCCACCGTCACGGCCGGTGAGGTACTGCAGGTCCGCGTCACTGTGATCGACAATAACGGTCTCAAGTGGTCGGACGACCGCCTTGCCTCCCGGCTGGTCCTGGAGGGCATCAATCCGAGCTACGTGGATGGAAGCACTGACTTCTACTGGGATGATGATTACTACGTAGCTTCCTTCCGGATCCTTAAGGCTGGCAATTACACGCTTCGGGTGACCGACCGCACCGCGCTGAACGTGACCCCTGGCACGCGCACGATCCGGGTTGTGGGTGGGGAAGCAGTTGGTTTGGCCTACATCGAGGATGACTTCAGCTACACGAAGAACGAACCCAAGGAGATCATAATCAGTGCAGTGGATGATGAAAACAACAAGGCCAGCAAGGGCTTCTCGAGTGATCGAGACTTCACTGTGAGGATTACCGCCGTTGAGGGCGGTCGCCAGCGGCCCGAAGTCAGGCTGACACCGCGTGGCATCGGTGATGATGAAATGACCTTCACCATGCGCCAGAATTCGACTTCGATGCGGATCTACTTCGTTACCGATGCGGATGCGGTAGAAATCACGATCGACGGGGGCCCGCCCATCCGATTTGAAGCTCGCAACTGA